One Pleurocapsa sp. PCC 7327 DNA segment encodes these proteins:
- the dndD gene encoding DNA sulfur modification protein DndD produces the protein MIFKELVLQNFGPYANRHVINLNPEINENTRPIILFGGMNGGGKTTLMDAIRLALYGQRAHCSTRGNLGYSEFLTQAVNNQASSIEQTRIELAFEHIINDQWKEFRIVRSWTKNPKDGKDNLGILDTDWPDPALANTWDEYIETILPLGISNLFLFDGEQVKELAEQETPPQAVIEAIQSLLGLELAERLSIDLDILASRKRKALASASQLSNLEEIEARLKQYNQEKELAQAALGTLQQQLKEAQKNYQEAADKFRTEGGRIAAQRSQLESKLDELAKATDNQRQEMCDLASDLLPLGLVTPLLKRVKLQAETEAKILQAKVARDVIQQRDDRLLEYLDKLSLTSKQLEKIKLFLQEENRSLNQELDLNKEPWLCIDEEGIKLLENLLEHQLSMQIDLASKQIERLKQLEEELDSTERQLAVAASPEDYQKLDQLVKEAQKELIKRQAAYEAGKHKYEEAIKAIDKIKKELEKYSEQAIDRANDEHIIKSVAKVQKTLQLFRERLTLKKLNKLEGEVTECFRYLLHKSDLVHRVAIDTNNFSLSLYDLQGLPVPKHRLSAGEKQLLAIAFLWGLARVSGRNLPVAIDTPLGRLDSSHRSNLVERYFPTASHQVILLSTDTEIGKVEVEQLREQGAIAREYLLKYDSQKRQTVVKTGYFY, from the coding sequence ATGATTTTTAAAGAGTTAGTCTTACAAAACTTTGGTCCTTATGCCAATCGTCATGTCATTAACTTAAATCCAGAAATTAATGAAAATACTCGTCCAATTATTCTTTTTGGTGGCATGAATGGTGGCGGGAAAACAACTCTTATGGATGCTATTCGTCTTGCTTTATACGGACAACGCGCTCACTGTTCTACTCGCGGTAATTTAGGGTATAGTGAATTTCTGACTCAAGCAGTTAACAACCAAGCTTCATCAATAGAGCAAACCCGTATAGAGCTGGCTTTTGAACATATTATTAATGACCAATGGAAAGAATTTAGAATTGTCCGCAGTTGGACAAAAAATCCTAAAGATGGAAAAGACAACTTAGGCATTTTAGACACGGATTGGCCCGATCCTGCCTTAGCCAATACTTGGGATGAATATATTGAAACGATTCTTCCCTTGGGAATTTCTAATCTCTTTCTTTTTGATGGAGAACAAGTTAAAGAACTGGCGGAACAAGAGACTCCTCCTCAAGCCGTTATTGAAGCCATCCAGTCTCTATTAGGACTCGAATTAGCCGAACGGTTATCTATCGATCTAGATATCCTAGCCAGTCGCAAACGAAAGGCTTTAGCCAGTGCTTCTCAATTGTCAAATTTAGAAGAAATTGAAGCCAGACTTAAGCAATATAACCAAGAGAAAGAACTTGCCCAAGCAGCTTTAGGTACATTACAACAACAGCTCAAAGAAGCACAAAAAAACTATCAAGAAGCAGCCGATAAGTTTCGGACTGAAGGAGGCAGAATTGCTGCCCAAAGAAGTCAGTTAGAAAGCAAGCTCGACGAACTCGCTAAAGCAACAGATAATCAACGCCAAGAAATGTGCGATCTAGCATCCGATCTTTTGCCATTAGGATTGGTGACTCCTCTATTAAAACGAGTAAAATTACAAGCAGAAACAGAAGCAAAGATTCTACAAGCAAAAGTGGCTAGAGATGTTATCCAACAACGAGACGATCGCCTGTTGGAATACCTAGACAAATTATCTTTGACTTCTAAACAATTAGAAAAGATTAAATTATTTCTCCAAGAGGAAAATCGCTCTCTAAATCAAGAACTAGATCTCAATAAAGAGCCGTGGTTGTGTATTGATGAAGAAGGAATTAAACTGCTGGAGAATTTATTAGAACATCAACTTTCCATGCAGATAGATTTAGCTAGCAAACAAATAGAACGATTAAAACAACTCGAAGAAGAATTGGATTCGACTGAGAGACAATTAGCTGTCGCTGCATCGCCAGAAGACTATCAAAAGTTAGACCAGCTTGTTAAAGAAGCGCAAAAAGAATTAATTAAACGCCAAGCAGCTTATGAGGCAGGAAAGCATAAGTATGAAGAGGCGATCAAAGCGATTGACAAAATAAAAAAAGAACTAGAAAAATATAGCGAACAGGCAATCGATCGCGCTAACGACGAACATATCATTAAATCGGTGGCAAAAGTTCAAAAAACGCTCCAGCTTTTTCGAGAACGTTTAACTCTGAAAAAGTTAAATAAATTAGAGGGAGAAGTGACTGAATGTTTCCGCTATCTTTTGCATAAATCGGATTTAGTGCATCGAGTTGCGATCGATACGAATAATTTCAGTCTTTCTCTCTACGATTTGCAAGGTTTGCCCGTTCCCAAACATCGCCTCTCCGCTGGAGAAAAACAATTACTCGCGATCGCGTTTTTATGGGGACTGGCACGAGTTTCTGGTCGCAATCTACCCGTTGCGATCGATACCCCGTTGGGACGTTTAGATTCTTCCCACCGCAGTAATTTAGTCGAACGCTATTTTCCTACTGCATCCCATCAAGTTATCCTACTTTCTACCGATACCGAGATAGGTAAAGTCGAAGTGGAACAGCTACGCGAACAAGGCGCGATCGCGCGGGAATATTTATTAAAATATGACTCTCAAAAGCGTCAAACTGTTGTAAAAACTGGATATTTTTATTAA
- a CDS encoding DUF6056 family protein produces MGWFLGIIVLINSLGERQTETIIVPKYIAISAWVVMIVGIVFDSHFGQATYDLFINAPRYHSELQNRYESIAKNITENEKSFRVPALNKRIPKTIYLDDITLDPTYWSNECYAKFFNLDSIAITNKR; encoded by the coding sequence ATGGGCTGGTTTTTAGGAATTATCGTCTTAATTAATAGTTTAGGAGAGCGGCAAACTGAAACAATAATTGTACCCAAGTATATTGCAATTTCTGCATGGGTAGTAATGATTGTTGGAATCGTATTTGATAGTCATTTCGGACAAGCAACCTATGATTTATTCATTAATGCTCCTCGCTATCATTCCGAATTACAAAATAGATACGAATCGATCGCAAAAAATATTACTGAAAATGAAAAAAGTTTTAGAGTTCCAGCATTAAACAAGCGTATACCCAAAACAATTTATCTTGACGATATTACTCTTGACCCTACCTATTGGAGTAATGAATGTTATGCAAAATTTTTTAATTTAGATTCCATAGCTATTACTAATAAGCGTTAA
- a CDS encoding glucokinase, with product MAILLAGDIGGTKTILRLVKAEQTETTYKFPTLTTLYEQTYSSKEFPDLVPIVCRLLEAATEQLGERPIVEKACFGIAGPVTNNTAKLTNLSWSLEGDRIERELSISQVSLINDFAAIGYGVLGLSEQDLYALQTVESDRNAPIAILGAGTGLGEGFLIPLSDDSYRVFSSEGGHVDFAPHSTLEFQLLNYILEKNNLERVSVERIVSGQGIVSIYQFLWDRDSSQSSPTFAKIYQTWLQELGKEEKTVDLAAEISKAAIAQSDRLCQQTMRLFVEAYGAEAGNLALKLLPYGGLYIAGGISAKILSLLKQGDFMKAFKAKGRVSPILNKIPVYVVLNPKVGLIGAAFRAAQI from the coding sequence ATGGCAATTTTACTAGCTGGAGACATTGGCGGCACAAAAACTATCTTGCGGTTGGTTAAAGCGGAACAAACGGAAACAACGTATAAATTCCCAACCTTAACCACGCTTTACGAGCAAACTTATTCGAGTAAAGAGTTTCCCGACTTAGTGCCAATCGTATGTCGGTTGCTAGAGGCAGCGACAGAACAATTGGGAGAACGACCAATAGTTGAAAAAGCTTGCTTTGGCATTGCCGGACCAGTAACCAACAATACTGCGAAACTGACAAATTTAAGTTGGTCGTTGGAGGGCGATCGCATCGAGAGAGAATTATCTATTTCTCAAGTATCTCTCATTAATGATTTTGCTGCTATTGGTTACGGTGTGTTGGGATTATCCGAGCAAGATTTGTATGCGCTACAGACAGTCGAAAGCGATCGCAATGCTCCGATCGCTATTCTAGGAGCGGGAACAGGATTAGGAGAAGGATTTTTAATTCCTCTCTCAGACGACAGCTATCGCGTCTTTAGCAGCGAAGGAGGTCATGTAGATTTTGCCCCCCATTCTACCCTAGAGTTTCAGTTACTCAATTATATTTTGGAGAAGAATAATTTAGAGCGAGTTTCTGTCGAACGAATCGTATCTGGACAAGGAATCGTCTCAATTTATCAGTTTTTATGGGACAGGGATAGTTCTCAATCCTCTCCTACCTTTGCCAAAATCTATCAAACTTGGTTGCAAGAACTCGGCAAGGAAGAGAAAACCGTCGATTTAGCAGCAGAAATTTCCAAAGCAGCGATCGCGCAAAGCGATCGTCTGTGCCAACAAACCATGAGGCTATTTGTAGAAGCTTATGGAGCAGAAGCAGGAAACCTAGCGCTAAAATTATTGCCCTATGGCGGACTCTACATTGCTGGTGGCATTTCTGCCAAGATTTTATCTCTCTTGAAGCAAGGAGACTTTATGAAAGCTTTCAAAGCTAAAGGAAGAGTCAGTCCCATTCTCAATAAAATTCCCGTCTATGTGGTTCTCAATCCAAAAGTTGGACTGATTGGAGCTGCCTTTCGTGCCGCTCAAATCTAG
- a CDS encoding DUF29 domain-containing protein, with amino-acid sequence MANLASLYEKDFLEWTIVTAQLLEQRNWEELDLDNLIEEILSMGRSEKKALYSNLKILLMHLLKYKYQSEKRTSNWRSSIREHRQRIAEAFIDSPSLKNYFDNIFDECYQKARLLASDETGLNADYFPEECPFSVGQVLDENYLP; translated from the coding sequence ATGGCTAATTTAGCATCTTTGTACGAAAAAGATTTTCTCGAATGGACGATAGTTACTGCTCAATTGTTAGAACAACGGAATTGGGAAGAGTTAGACTTGGATAATTTAATAGAAGAAATCTTGAGTATGGGGAGAAGCGAGAAAAAAGCCCTCTACAGCAATCTAAAAATCTTGTTGATGCACCTGCTTAAGTATAAATATCAATCCGAAAAGCGAACCAGTAACTGGAGAAGTAGTATTAGAGAGCATCGTCAAAGAATAGCAGAAGCTTTCATTGATAGTCCTAGTCTTAAGAATTATTTTGATAACATATTTGATGAATGTTACCAAAAAGCTCGATTGTTGGCTTCAGACGAGACGGGATTGAATGCAGATTATTTCCCTGAAGAATGTCCGTTTTCTGTTGGGCAGGTATTAGATGAAAATTATCTGCCATAG
- a CDS encoding type 1 glutamine amidotransferase — translation MELKIGWLYPTLMSTYGDRGNVICIERRCRWRGIEVSIVPLDQQTQATAFYQVDLIVGGGAQDRQQEIVMRDLKGAKAEALRDKLESGTPGAFTCGSPQLLGHYYEPAFGQRIEGLGLLDFVSKHPGPQAKRCIGNVVFEITASPLAQDLRTMLGEPPIVIGFENHGGRTYLGNIAPLGKVIKGYGNNGEDGKEGAFYRNAIATYSHGPLLPKNPFIADWLIQTALRQKYQTEMVLTKLDDSLAWRAREAMFKRLELPSLHKTP, via the coding sequence ATGGAACTAAAAATTGGCTGGCTCTATCCAACTCTCATGAGTACCTACGGCGATCGCGGGAACGTTATCTGCATAGAACGCCGCTGTCGGTGGCGCGGGATTGAAGTATCGATCGTTCCGCTAGACCAACAAACTCAAGCAACTGCATTCTACCAAGTCGATCTCATCGTCGGTGGCGGCGCACAAGACCGACAGCAAGAAATCGTCATGCGCGACTTAAAAGGGGCAAAAGCCGAAGCGCTACGCGATAAACTCGAATCGGGCACGCCGGGAGCGTTCACCTGCGGTTCTCCCCAACTCCTCGGCCATTACTACGAACCTGCGTTTGGGCAAAGAATTGAAGGGTTAGGATTGCTCGATTTCGTCAGCAAACATCCCGGTCCCCAGGCGAAACGCTGCATCGGTAACGTGGTTTTTGAAATTACTGCCTCTCCCTTGGCGCAAGATTTAAGGACAATGCTAGGAGAACCGCCGATTGTCATTGGCTTTGAAAATCACGGCGGTCGAACTTATTTGGGCAATATCGCCCCGTTGGGCAAGGTCATCAAAGGCTATGGCAACAATGGGGAAGATGGCAAAGAAGGAGCATTCTATCGCAACGCGATCGCAACTTATTCTCACGGACCTCTCCTGCCAAAAAATCCCTTCATTGCAGACTGGTTGATTCAAACCGCCCTGCGGCAGAAGTATCAAACCGAGATGGTCTTAACAAAACTTGATGATTCGCTCGCGTGGCGAGCAAGAGAAGCAATGTTTAAACGATTAGAGTTACCCAGCTTGCACAAGACACCCTAA